Proteins from a single region of Candidatus Deferrimicrobiaceae bacterium:
- a CDS encoding ABC transporter substrate-binding protein, whose amino-acid sequence PRLSTDAYGTQILQMTHASLLRMDAAGNPLPDLAERWEERSPTEIVFRLRSGVRFHDGRELSSADVRYTFQWMLDPRNRSPHRSTYKTIRAIEAPDVRTVVFRLSEPFAPFLAGMVRGIVPAGSPAAGYSPPIGAGPYRVDDYQPDAGIRLSRFEGYYGGIPGIEKVVVKFLPDSNVRFLELTKGSVNFVLNGVDPDLIPAALKNGNLVTEEDAGSNVSYLGFNLLDPVLSDARVRRAIAMAIDRGAIVRTLWKGHADLADSILAPGFWAHEKGIPPLPYDPAAARRLLDSAGDRDPDGEGPKPRFRLTYKTSQNELRRRIAAVIQEQLRQVGIAVEVQSLEWGTFFSDIRRGNFQLYGLTWVGIADPDIYHYAFHSGETPPEGANRGGYRKPEVDRLVEEGRREPSREKRKTIYGKVQRILARDLPVFPLWINRNILVRDRRLVGFVITPDEDYASVKEMTLRKGEEAGK is encoded by the coding sequence CCGCGGCTTTCGACCGACGCGTACGGGACACAGATCCTGCAGATGACGCACGCCTCTCTCCTCCGGATGGACGCGGCGGGAAATCCCCTTCCGGATCTCGCGGAGCGCTGGGAGGAGCGGTCTCCCACCGAGATCGTGTTCCGGTTGCGCAGCGGAGTGCGTTTCCACGACGGGAGGGAGCTCTCCTCCGCGGACGTCCGCTACACGTTTCAATGGATGCTTGACCCCCGGAACCGGTCCCCGCACCGGTCGACATACAAAACGATCCGGGCGATCGAGGCCCCCGACGTTCGCACGGTCGTCTTCCGGCTTTCGGAGCCGTTCGCCCCGTTCCTTGCCGGCATGGTGCGGGGGATCGTGCCCGCCGGATCCCCGGCGGCGGGATATTCCCCCCCGATCGGGGCAGGGCCCTACCGGGTGGACGACTACCAGCCCGACGCCGGTATCCGTCTTTCGCGGTTCGAGGGATACTACGGCGGGATCCCGGGCATCGAAAAGGTCGTCGTCAAGTTCCTCCCGGACAGCAATGTGAGGTTCCTCGAACTTACGAAGGGGAGCGTCAACTTCGTGCTGAACGGAGTGGACCCCGACCTGATCCCCGCCGCCCTGAAAAACGGGAACCTGGTGACCGAGGAGGACGCCGGAAGCAACGTTTCCTACCTCGGGTTCAACCTCCTTGACCCGGTCCTGTCCGACGCGCGGGTGCGGCGGGCCATCGCCATGGCCATCGACCGCGGGGCGATCGTCCGGACCTTGTGGAAGGGCCACGCGGACCTTGCCGACTCCATCCTCGCCCCGGGCTTCTGGGCCCATGAAAAAGGGATCCCCCCCCTGCCGTACGACCCCGCCGCGGCAAGGCGTCTTCTGGACTCGGCCGGCGACCGCGACCCGGACGGCGAGGGGCCGAAACCCCGCTTCCGGCTGACGTACAAGACGTCGCAGAACGAGTTGCGGCGGCGGATCGCGGCCGTCATCCAGGAGCAGCTGCGCCAGGTCGGAATCGCCGTGGAGGTCCAGTCCCTGGAGTGGGGGACCTTCTTCTCGGACATCCGGAGGGGGAACTTCCAGCTGTACGGCCTGACCTGGGTCGGAATCGCGGACCCGGACATCTATCACTACGCCTTCCACTCCGGGGAGACTCCCCCCGAGGGAGCCAACCGGGGAGGCTACCGGAAACCCGAGGTCGACCGGCTGGTGGAGGAAGGCCGCCGGGAACCGTCGCGGGAGAAACGGAAAACGATCTACGGAAAAGTGCAGCGGATCCTTGCCCGGGACCTGCCTGTTTTCCCCCTCTGGATCAACCGGAACATCCTCGTCCGGGACCGGCGGCTCGTCGGCTTCGTCATCACACCGGACGAGGATTACGCCTCCGTCAAGGAGATGACCCTCCGGAAGGGAGAGGAAGCCGGGAAATGA